One window from the genome of Microbulbifer pacificus encodes:
- the pilH gene encoding twitching motility response regulator PilH, whose product MAKVLIVDDSPTETHKLTTILEKNGHAVLTATNGEAGVGVAREQRPDVILMDIVMPGLNGFQATRQLSKHSETSAIPIVIVTTKDQDTDRVWGMRQGARAYLTKPVDESKLLGTIEEVLA is encoded by the coding sequence ATGGCCAAGGTGCTAATCGTCGATGACTCGCCAACCGAAACTCACAAACTGACCACTATTTTGGAGAAGAACGGCCATGCGGTGCTGACTGCTACCAATGGCGAGGCCGGTGTTGGGGTTGCTCGTGAGCAGCGCCCCGATGTGATCCTGATGGATATCGTAATGCCGGGCCTGAATGGTTTTCAGGCTACCCGTCAGCTCAGCAAGCACAGTGAAACCAGCGCCATTCCGATTGTCATCGTCACCACCAAAGATCAGGACACCGACCGCGTGTGGGGCATGCGCCAGGGCGCGCGCGCTTACCTGACCAAGCCGGTTGATGAGAGCAAACTGCTTGGCACCATCGAGGAGGTGTTGGCCTGA
- the pilG gene encoding twitching motility response regulator PilG, producing MELNWESLTVMVIDDSKTIRRTAETLLQKAGCTVVTATDGFDALAKIADSRPDIIFVDIMMPRLDGYQTCALIKNNSEFRSTPVIMLSSKDGLFDKAKGRVVGCDQYLTKPFSKSELLGAISAHAKPHHAA from the coding sequence ATGGAGCTCAACTGGGAAAGTCTCACCGTGATGGTGATTGACGACAGTAAAACCATTCGTCGCACGGCGGAGACTCTGTTGCAGAAAGCGGGTTGCACGGTGGTGACTGCCACCGATGGCTTCGACGCCCTGGCGAAGATTGCCGATTCGCGTCCGGACATCATTTTTGTAGACATCATGATGCCGCGCCTGGATGGCTATCAGACCTGTGCGCTGATCAAGAACAACAGTGAATTCCGCAGCACGCCGGTCATCATGTTGTCCAGTAAAGACGGCCTGTTTGACAAGGCGAAGGGCCGTGTCGTGGGCTGTGATCAGTATCTCACCAAGCCGTTCAGCAAGAGTGAGCTGCTGGGGGCGATCTCTGCGCACGCCAAACCTCACCATGCGGCCTGA
- a CDS encoding chemotaxis protein CheW: MQSTLTPYLALVDIANRAKAQAKGLPARQEVKPYWTGIGFSILGHRFVAAMEDVVELLEVPQYTFIPGVQPWVRGVSNVRGRLLPLVDLAAFFGGHLTSARQRRRVLVLEQDKLYVGLIVDELHGMQHLALEFGKLPPADLTESFAPMISGQFELQQGRWLVFDLQALVNDFQFADAAAH; encoded by the coding sequence GTGCAATCAACTCTTACCCCCTATCTGGCGCTGGTTGATATCGCCAATCGCGCAAAAGCACAGGCGAAGGGGCTGCCTGCCCGCCAGGAAGTCAAACCCTACTGGACGGGCATCGGTTTTTCTATTCTGGGGCACCGCTTCGTCGCCGCCATGGAAGACGTCGTGGAATTGCTGGAGGTGCCTCAGTACACCTTTATCCCCGGGGTTCAGCCCTGGGTGCGCGGCGTGTCCAATGTGCGCGGCCGCCTGTTGCCGCTGGTAGACCTGGCGGCCTTCTTCGGTGGGCACCTGACCAGTGCGCGCCAACGCCGCCGGGTGTTGGTATTGGAGCAGGACAAGCTCTATGTCGGTCTGATCGTCGATGAACTCCACGGTATGCAACACCTTGCGCTGGAATTCGGCAAACTGCCGCCGGCGGATCTGACCGAGTCCTTTGCGCCCATGATCAGTGGTCAGTTTGAATTGCAGCAGGGGCGCTGGCTGGTGTTTGACCTGCAGGCGCTGGTCAACGATTTCCAATTCGCGGATGCCGCGGCTCACTGA
- a CDS encoding methyl-accepting chemotaxis protein: MKTGSQSSFSALRSNPAALFMGLLVLATLAGLIVSIYLVQSYGDRDQKYQENVAELRALSYQMASYAPAATAGDEQAFADLERVVSQMAATWNELQGMDQGSKRALEQEMAVYGQVWRQMREQADTIIGNKDSIIFLNDVASTLNDSLPELQAEHNNIVEILLANNAPANQVEQAQLQVWRAERIGRNIDKMLQGGDDAESAADQFNTDASLFGKVVEGMKGGDVVMGISRVTDTEARESLEEITELFEFVSSSVREIFEATPALFATRQAADGIAASSPQLLEALSVLNDRIGGLSGERQPNNQTIFIVAAVFVLLIFVMMIQAFSGTRRSLRAESETNERNQQAIMQLLDELADLADGDLTTSATVTEAFTGAIADSINYTIDQLRVLVSRINSAAQEVSSLSQETQQTALHLAEASEHQAQEIAGASAAVNEMAVTIDQVSANAAESAQVAERSVQIASNGAKVVQNTIKGMDTIREQIQDTSKRIKRLGESSQEIGDIVSLINDIADQTNILALNAAIQASMAGDAGRGFAVVADEVQRLAERSAAATKQIEGLVKAIQSDTNEAVVSMESTTTEVVRGARLAQDAGVALEEIETVSTNLASLIQNISNAARQQASSAGHISNTMNVIQEITSQTSAGTQATAQSIGNLAQTASALRDSVAGFKLPSSEEVEGESDLYDGDLAQLSEEFPMLDDEAADDEFDMLSAEERNDRVMA; encoded by the coding sequence ATGAAAACAGGCTCCCAGAGTTCATTTTCCGCGCTGCGCAGTAATCCTGCCGCGCTGTTTATGGGTTTGCTGGTACTCGCCACACTGGCGGGGCTGATCGTCAGCATCTACTTGGTGCAGAGCTACGGTGACCGGGATCAGAAGTACCAGGAAAACGTGGCGGAACTGCGGGCGCTTTCCTACCAGATGGCGTCCTACGCACCGGCGGCTACCGCTGGCGACGAGCAGGCATTCGCTGACCTGGAAAGGGTCGTCAGCCAGATGGCGGCCACCTGGAACGAACTGCAGGGTATGGATCAGGGCAGTAAGCGTGCTCTGGAACAGGAAATGGCAGTGTATGGCCAGGTTTGGCGCCAGATGCGCGAGCAGGCCGACACGATTATCGGCAACAAAGATTCGATTATCTTCCTGAACGACGTGGCGAGCACCCTGAACGATTCGCTGCCGGAACTGCAGGCGGAGCACAACAACATCGTGGAAATCCTGCTGGCCAACAACGCACCGGCCAACCAGGTGGAGCAGGCCCAGTTGCAGGTATGGCGCGCCGAGCGTATCGGCCGGAACATCGACAAGATGCTGCAGGGCGGTGACGACGCGGAATCCGCGGCGGACCAGTTCAATACCGATGCCAGCCTGTTCGGTAAGGTGGTTGAGGGCATGAAGGGCGGTGACGTGGTGATGGGCATCTCCCGCGTAACTGACACGGAAGCGCGTGAGTCTCTGGAGGAAATTACCGAGCTGTTTGAATTCGTGAGCTCCTCCGTGCGCGAAATCTTCGAGGCAACACCGGCACTGTTCGCCACTCGCCAGGCGGCAGACGGTATCGCGGCCTCCTCCCCGCAGCTGCTGGAGGCCCTGTCCGTACTGAACGACCGTATTGGTGGCCTCTCCGGCGAACGCCAGCCCAACAATCAGACCATCTTCATTGTTGCCGCTGTATTCGTACTGTTGATCTTCGTGATGATGATCCAGGCCTTCTCCGGTACCCGCCGCAGCCTGCGTGCCGAATCTGAAACCAATGAGCGCAACCAGCAGGCGATTATGCAGCTGCTGGATGAGCTGGCGGACCTCGCGGATGGTGACCTGACTACCTCCGCCACGGTAACCGAGGCCTTCACCGGTGCGATTGCGGACTCCATCAACTACACCATCGACCAGCTGCGGGTACTGGTAAGCCGGATCAACAGCGCCGCGCAGGAAGTGTCCTCCCTCTCCCAGGAAACCCAGCAGACCGCCCTGCACCTGGCCGAGGCTTCCGAACACCAGGCCCAGGAAATTGCCGGGGCCTCTGCGGCCGTTAACGAGATGGCCGTGACCATTGACCAGGTATCCGCGAACGCCGCCGAATCGGCCCAGGTAGCGGAGCGCTCGGTACAGATCGCGAGCAATGGCGCCAAGGTGGTACAGAACACCATCAAAGGCATGGACACCATCCGTGAGCAGATTCAGGACACCTCCAAGCGAATCAAGCGTCTGGGTGAATCGTCCCAGGAGATTGGTGACATCGTAAGCCTGATTAACGACATTGCCGACCAGACCAACATTCTTGCACTTAACGCTGCGATCCAGGCCTCTATGGCCGGTGATGCGGGCCGCGGCTTCGCGGTGGTTGCGGACGAGGTACAGCGCCTTGCGGAACGTTCCGCTGCTGCGACCAAGCAGATTGAAGGCCTGGTAAAAGCGATTCAGTCCGACACCAACGAAGCGGTTGTGTCGATGGAATCCACCACCACCGAGGTGGTGCGCGGTGCCCGTCTGGCACAGGACGCGGGTGTTGCCCTGGAAGAGATCGAAACGGTATCTACCAACCTCGCATCGTTGATTCAGAACATTTCCAACGCGGCGCGCCAGCAGGCTTCGTCCGCGGGTCACATCTCCAACACGATGAACGTGATTCAGGAGATTACCTCGCAGACCTCCGCGGGTACCCAGGCCACCGCGCAGTCCATTGGTAATCTGGCCCAGACCGCCTCTGCGCTGCGTGACTCCGTTGCCGGCTTCAAACTGCCGAGCAGTGAAGAAGTGGAAGGTGAGAGCGATCTGTATGATGGCGATCTTGCCCAGCTGTCGGAGGAATTCCCGATGCTGGACGACGAGGCGGCCGACGACGAGTTCGACATGCTCAGCGCGGAAGAGCGCAATGACCGGGTCATGGCCTGA